Proteins encoded together in one Carya illinoinensis cultivar Pawnee chromosome 3, C.illinoinensisPawnee_v1, whole genome shotgun sequence window:
- the LOC122305385 gene encoding cellulose synthase A catalytic subunit 4 [UDP-forming]-like, protein MQSHALLLVYYFYLHLIYISILCPSASLYYLLSLLSSPPSLHSPRPLIFVLAVAASNTMAGLVTGPDTRKELHSSHGTSDHENRPPTSQSVSKICRVCGDEIGYKEDGSLFVACHECGFPVCRPCYDYERSEGHQSCPQCNARYKRQKGCPRVAGDEDNFDADDFDDEFPIKSGLGDSDRQHAVINHSENGDYNHPQWHPTGSFAGSVAGKDFEGEREAYSNAEWKERVEKWKVRQEKRGLVSKDDGNNDQGDDDDFLLAEARQPMWRKIPIPSSKISPYRIVIVLRLFILAFFLRFRILTPANDAYPLWLISVICETWFAFSWILDQFPKWCPTTRETYLDRLSMRFEREGEPNRLAPVDVYVSTVDPLKEPPIITANTVLSILAVDYPVDKVSCYVSDDGASMLLFDTLSETAEFARVWVPFCKKYSVEPRAPEFYFSQKIDYLKDKVLPTFVKDRRAMKREYEEFKVRINALVAKAQKKPEDGWVMQDGTPWPGNNTRDHPGMIQVYLGSEGALDVEGKELPRLVYVSREKRPGYQHHKKAGAMNAMVRVSAVLTNAPFMLNLDCDHYINNSKAIREAMCFLMDPQFGKKLCYVQFPQRFDGIDRHDRYANRNIVFFDINMKGLDGIQGPVYVGTGCVFNRPALYGYDPPVSEKRPKMTCDCWPSWCCCCCGGSRKSKSKKKGERSLLGRLYPKKKKMMGKSYMKKGSEPMFELEDIEEGLEGYDELEKSSLMSQKNFEKRFGQSPVFIASTLMEDGGLPEGTNQASLIKEAIHVISCGYEEKTEWGKEIGWIYGSVTEDILTGFKMHCRGWKSVYCMPKRAAFKGSAPINLSDRLHQVLRWALGSVEIFLSRHCPLWYAYGGKLKWLERLAYINTIVYPFTSIPLLAYCTIPAVCLLTGKFIIPTLTNLASVYFMALFLSIIVTGVLELRWSGVSIEDWWRNEQFWVIGGVSAHLFAVFQGLLKVLAGVDTNFTVTSKAAEDAEFGELYLFKWTTLLIPPTTLIIMNMVGVVAGVSDAINNGYGSWGPLFGKLFFAFWVIVHLYPFLKGLMGRQNRTPTIVVLWSVLLASIFSLIWVRIDPFLPKQSGPTLKQCGVEC, encoded by the exons ATGCAGTCACATGCACTATTACTAGTATACTACTTCTACTTGCACCTCATATACATTTCGATCCTCTGCCCCTCCGCTTCCCTATATTACCTCCTTTCACTTCTCTCCTCTCCCCCATCTCTCCATTCTCCACGTCCTTTAATTTTTGTGCTTGCCGTGGCGGCCTCAAACACCATGGCTGGCCTAGTTACTGGTCCCGACACACGGAAGGAACTGCATTCTTCGCATGGTACTTCTGATCATGAG aaCCGGCCTCCAACCAGTCAGTCTGTGTCGAAAATATGTCGAGTTTGTGGGGATGAGATTGGATACAAGGAAGATGGTTCGTTGTTTGTGGCGTGCCATGAATGCGGGTTCCCTGTTTGCAGACCATGTTATGACTACGAAAGGAGTGAAGGGCACCAGAGCTGTCCCCAGTGCAACGCCCGCTATAAGCGTCAAAAGG GATGTCCTCGGGTTGCCGGAGACGAAGATAACTTCGATGCAGATGACTTTGATGATGAGTTTCCGATTAAGAGTGGCCTTGGCGATTCTGATAGGCAACATGCAGTCATTAACCATTCg GAAAATGGGGACTACAATCACCCGCAGTGGCATCCTACTGGCTCGTTTGCAGGAAGTG TTGCTGGCAAGGATTTTGAAGGCGAGAGAGAGGCGTATAGTAATGCTGAATGGAAAGAAAGAGTAGAGAAGTGGAAAGTCAGGCAAGAGAAGAGAGGTTTGGTGAGCAAAGATGATGGAAATAATGATCAAGGAGATGACGACGATTTCCT TTTGGCTGAAGCCAGGCAACCAATGTGGCGAAAAATTCCAATCCCCTCAAGTAAAATCAGTCCATATCGCATAGTTATTGTTCTCCGGCTCTTCATTCTTGCTTTCTTCCTCCGCTTCCGAATCTTAACTCCAGCAAATGATGCTTATCCCTTGTGGCTCATCTCTGTAATATGCGAGACATGGTTTGCCTTCTCTTGGATACTTGATCAATTTCCTAAATGGTGCCCCACTACCAGAGAAACTTACTTGGATCGCTTGTCCATGAGGTTTGAGCGTGAGGGAGAACCAAACCGTTTAGCCCCAGTTGATGTCTATGTCAGTACTGTTGACCCTCTCAAGGAACCGCCAATCATAACTGCAAACACAGTTCTTTCCATCTTGGCTGTCGATTACCCTGTTGATAAGGTGAGCTGTTATGTGTCGGATGATGGTGCATCGATGCTCCTTTTCGATACACTATCAGAAACTGCTGAGTTTGCCAGAGTATGGGTGCCATTTTGTAAGAAATATAGCGTAGAGCCAAGGGCCCCAGAGTTCTACTTCTCTCAGAAGATTGACTACTTGAAAGATAAAGTGCTGCCCACCTTTGTAAAGGATCGCAGGGCTATGAAA AGAGAATACGAGGAGTTCAAAGTAAGGATTAATGCATTGGTGGCGAAGGCACAGAAGAAACCAGAAGATGGATGGGTGATGCAGGACGGTACCCCTTGGCCAGGAAACAACACCCGTGATCATCCTGGCATGATTCAG GTATATCTTGGAAGTGAAGGTGCATTAGATGTGGAAGGGAAGGAGCTGCCACGGTTAGTGTATGTTTCACGTGAGAAACGTCCTGGATATCAACACCACAAGAAAGCCGGTGCCATGAATGCCATG GTTCGAGTTTCTGCAGTGCTTACCAATGCACCTTTTATGCTGAATCTGGATTGTGATCACTACATCAACAATAGCAAGGCTATACGGGAAGCCATGTGTTTTTTGATGGACCCCCAGTTTGGAAAGAAACTCTGCTACGTTCAGTTTCCTCAAAGATTCGATGGCATTGATCGACATGATCGATATGCTAATCGCAACATTGTATTCTTTGAT ATCAACATGAAAGGCCTAGATGGCATCCAAGGTCCAGTGTATGTTGGCACTGGATGTGTCTTCAACAGACCGGCATTGTACGGCTATGATCCTCCTGTATCTGAGAAGCGGCCAAAGATGACATGTGACTGCTGGCCTTCATGGTGCTGCTGCTGTTGTGGTGGTTCAAGGAAGTCAAAGTCAAAGAAGAAGGGTGAAAGAAGCTTGCTTGGGAGACTTTAccctaagaagaagaaaatgatgggGAAGAGCTACATGAAGAAAGGGTCTGAACCTATGTTTGAACTTGAAGATATTGAAGAAGGGCTCGAAGGTTATGATGAGTTGGAAAAATCATCACTCATGTCACAAAAGAATTTTGAGAAAAGGTTTGGACAATCACCAGTTTTTATTGCTTCCACTCTTATGGAAGATGGTGGTCTTCCTGAAGGGACTAATCAAGCATCGCTTATTAAGGAGGCCATTCATGTTATCAGTTGCGGCTATGAAGAGAAAACTGAATGGGGAAAAGAG ATTGGGTGGATATATGGCTCGGTCACAGAAGATATTCTGACAGGCTTCAAGATGCACTGCAGAGGATGGAAGTCAGTGTACTGCATGCCAAAGAGAGCAGCTTTCAAGGGATCAGCACCAATTAATCTATCAGATCGTTTACACCAAGTTCTGAGATGGGCTCTTGGCTCTGTTGAGATTTTCCTTAGTCGCCACTGCCCACTATGGTATGCTTATGGAGGAAAATTGAAATGGCTGGAGAGATTGGCTTACATCAACACCATCGTTTACCCTTTCACTTCCATCCCTCTGCTTGCATACTGCACCATTCCAGCCGTCTGTCTTCTCACAGGAAAATTCATCATCCCCACT CTGACAAACCTTGCTAGCGTATATTTCATGGCTCTTTTCCTCTCCATCATAGTAACTGGCGTGCTCGAGCTCCGATGGAGTGGTGTTAGCATTGAGGATTGGTGGCGCAATGAGCAATTCTGGGTGATTGGTGGTGTCTCAGCACATCTTTTTGCGGTCTTCCAAGGCCTCCTCAAGGTCCTTGCTGGAGTTGACACAAACTTCACAGTGACATCAAAGGCAGCTGAAGATGCTGAGTTTGGGGAGCTCTACCTCTTCAAGTGGACCACCCTTCTAATCCCACCAACCACACTTATAATTATGAACATGGTGGGAGTCGTGGCCGGAGTTTCCGATGCCATTAACAATGGCTATGGCTCATGGGGTCCATTATTTGGGAAGCTGTTTTTTGCCTTCTGGGTCATTGTTCATCTTTATCCTTTCCTCAAAGGTTTAATGGGTAGGCAAAACAGGACTCCTACCATCGTAGTCCTTTGGTCCGTACTTCTTGCATCAATTTTCTCCCTGATTTGGGTCCGAATTGATCCATTCTTGCCAAAGCAATCCGGACCAACCCTCAAACAATGTGGAGTGGAGTGCTAG